The following are encoded in a window of Armatimonas rosea genomic DNA:
- a CDS encoding NADAR family protein: MPIKFYSKTQENAYLSNFSPHGFLLDGLYWPTVEHYFQAMKFPTHPDYQEKIRQAKSPAQAKTLGRSRAIPLRPDWDAVKDDIMRRAVQAKFDTHATLKTELIETGQETLIEDAPTDYYWGAGRTGTGKNRLGEILMETREGYTTE; the protein is encoded by the coding sequence ATGCCCATTAAGTTCTATAGCAAAACCCAAGAAAACGCCTATCTCTCGAACTTCTCCCCGCATGGCTTTTTACTCGATGGCCTCTACTGGCCGACAGTCGAGCACTACTTCCAGGCAATGAAGTTCCCCACCCACCCGGACTACCAGGAGAAGATCCGCCAGGCAAAGTCCCCCGCACAGGCGAAAACCCTCGGCCGGAGCCGCGCGATCCCGCTCCGCCCAGACTGGGACGCCGTAAAAGACGACATCATGCGCCGCGCGGTCCAAGCCAAGTTCGATACCCACGCGACGCTCAAGACCGAGCTAATCGAGACGGGTCAGGAAACCCTGATCGAGGACGCTCCCACGGACTACTACTGGGGAGCCGGCCGCACCGGGACCGGCAAGAACCGCCTCGGGGAAATTCTCATGGAGACCCGCGAGGGCTATACCACCGAGTAG
- a CDS encoding S1C family serine protease gives MKRALSYGATFVTGFAACALILSLAQNRLGVQGVLPPGRRALSQALAQAPTGGAARALSGLPSVADAAARVSPAVVNIEVEGHEQVKGEGFFGQFSRQDRRFEGSGSGVLLSADGYVLTNSHVISPLVGQQDSKCQVTLANGRRFSVTVIGTDAASDLAVVKLLGAKNLTPAILGDSDSVRVGDWAIAVGNPLGFNSSVTLGIVSALNRHYPRQDSSALDRVIQTDASINPGNSGGALADAEGRVIGINTAIATTTGASTGIGFAIPINTARKIAAQLIENGKVLRPYLGVIYTPLAEVDRTALPSNITLPPDSKGMLVHAGSGSAAVVPGSPAQKAGIVEWDVLRTADGKPLDNDDTLRTIIASHAVGEPLKLTLWRNGTEQALTISLEEMPAWFTQPNR, from the coding sequence ATGAAGAGAGCGCTAAGCTATGGAGCGACCTTTGTAACGGGGTTTGCTGCCTGTGCGCTGATCCTCTCTCTGGCACAGAATCGCCTTGGAGTGCAGGGGGTACTGCCTCCGGGGCGACGTGCGCTCTCGCAGGCGCTGGCGCAGGCCCCGACCGGTGGGGCGGCGCGAGCGCTCAGTGGGCTCCCCTCGGTTGCGGATGCGGCGGCTCGTGTCTCTCCTGCAGTGGTCAATATCGAGGTCGAAGGCCATGAGCAGGTCAAGGGCGAGGGATTTTTTGGGCAGTTCTCCCGCCAGGATCGCCGCTTTGAGGGCTCTGGCTCCGGGGTACTTCTCTCGGCGGATGGCTATGTCCTCACCAATAGCCATGTGATCTCTCCCCTCGTGGGCCAGCAAGACTCCAAGTGCCAGGTGACCCTGGCCAATGGGCGGCGCTTCTCCGTGACCGTGATCGGCACCGATGCCGCCAGCGACCTCGCCGTGGTGAAGCTCCTGGGCGCGAAAAACCTCACCCCCGCTATTCTGGGCGACTCCGACTCTGTGCGCGTGGGCGACTGGGCGATCGCGGTGGGCAACCCGCTTGGCTTTAATTCGTCGGTGACCCTGGGGATTGTCTCCGCCCTCAACCGCCACTACCCGCGCCAAGACAGCTCCGCTCTCGACCGGGTGATTCAGACCGACGCATCGATCAATCCTGGCAACTCCGGGGGCGCCCTCGCCGATGCGGAGGGGCGGGTCATCGGGATCAATACCGCGATCGCCACCACGACGGGCGCATCGACGGGAATTGGCTTTGCGATCCCGATCAACACCGCCCGCAAGATCGCCGCGCAGCTGATCGAGAACGGGAAAGTGCTCCGGCCCTATCTCGGGGTGATCTACACCCCGCTCGCGGAGGTGGACCGCACCGCCCTGCCGAGCAACATTACCCTCCCCCCCGATAGCAAGGGGATGCTGGTGCACGCAGGGAGTGGCTCCGCCGCGGTCGTGCCGGGCTCACCGGCGCAGAAGGCAGGGATTGTGGAGTGGGATGTCCTGCGCACCGCCGATGGCAAGCCGCTCGACAACGACGATACCCTCCGCACGATCATTGCGAGCCACGCGGTGGGGGAGCCGCTGAAGCTGACTCTCTGGCGCAATGGCACGGAGCAGGCACTGACGATCTCACTGGAAGAGATGCCCGCCTGGTTTACGCAGCCGAATCGCTAG
- a CDS encoding substrate-binding domain-containing protein — MKRSRFLRQGLALTALVSLLSLASCKDQAATPAPGGGDAPAPVAKAPEGGGGGFDAPRKAEGKLSVTLITNNSADFWTAAEKGLEAAKTELTDCDTGRMTPAGSSPTHADQKKTFEDAVAKNPDGIAVTPIDGKEFASVIDDAIAKNIPVICFDSDSETSKRLAYLGTNNYEAGKAAGEAALKLLPNGGKFVAFVGNMSAQNAIDRYKGFQDATKGKIEMLQEPFQDQADPLKAQRNVQDAITKYGDKINGFLGIWAYDGPAILNAVESAKLLGKVKIITFDGAPETLAGLEAKKVDAAVIQKPYEFGRLSAKLLYLINRKGLKAAIDELKPELEKAGMKVDGNKIDTGVTTVTPENVAPFVENMKKLGLKST; from the coding sequence ATGAAACGATCTCGGTTTCTTCGCCAGGGCCTCGCGCTGACCGCACTGGTCTCGCTACTATCCCTGGCATCGTGTAAAGATCAGGCGGCGACGCCTGCACCTGGCGGCGGCGACGCCCCAGCACCCGTGGCGAAGGCCCCGGAGGGCGGCGGGGGCGGTTTTGATGCACCGCGCAAGGCAGAGGGCAAGCTGTCTGTCACCCTGATTACCAACAACAGCGCCGACTTCTGGACCGCAGCAGAGAAGGGCCTGGAAGCGGCCAAGACCGAGCTGACGGACTGCGATACGGGGCGCATGACCCCCGCCGGCTCATCCCCGACCCACGCAGACCAGAAGAAGACCTTCGAGGATGCGGTCGCCAAGAACCCCGATGGAATCGCCGTGACCCCGATCGATGGCAAGGAGTTCGCCTCCGTTATCGACGATGCGATTGCGAAGAATATCCCCGTGATCTGCTTCGACTCCGATAGCGAGACCAGCAAGCGCCTGGCGTATCTGGGCACCAACAACTACGAAGCGGGTAAGGCAGCCGGTGAGGCCGCTCTCAAGCTCCTGCCCAACGGTGGGAAGTTTGTCGCCTTCGTGGGGAACATGTCCGCACAGAACGCAATCGACCGCTACAAGGGCTTCCAGGACGCCACCAAGGGCAAGATCGAGATGCTCCAGGAGCCGTTCCAGGACCAGGCCGACCCGCTCAAGGCACAGCGCAATGTCCAGGACGCCATCACCAAGTACGGGGATAAGATCAACGGCTTCTTGGGAATCTGGGCCTACGACGGTCCTGCGATCCTGAACGCGGTCGAGAGCGCCAAGCTCCTCGGCAAGGTGAAGATCATCACGTTCGACGGTGCCCCCGAGACCCTGGCCGGTCTGGAAGCCAAGAAAGTCGACGCCGCCGTGATCCAGAAGCCCTACGAGTTCGGGCGCCTCTCCGCCAAGCTGCTCTACCTCATCAACCGCAAGGGCCTCAAGGCCGCAATCGACGAGCTCAAGCCCGAGCTGGAGAAGGCGGGCATGAAGGTCGATGGCAACAAGATCGACACCGGCGTGACCACGGTCACCCCCGAGAATGTCGCTCCGTTTGTGGAGAACATGAAGAAGCTGGGCCTCAAGTCCACGTAA
- a CDS encoding NUDIX hydrolase, with protein sequence MTVTANDSLATYDPAAFERPSVTVDVVAFTAKSRRLHVLLIRRGVWPFEGQWALPGGFVQMDEDLDTAAHRELNEETGVAGAEFLEQLYTFGKVDRDPRTRVISVAYYALLPEPSLAPRAGTDASEAQWWPVDELPPLAFDHAHVLEIALDRLRAKLGYTSVAYALLPAEFTLTELQNVYELILGRELDKRNFRKKMLSTELLEGLEKQRRGGAHRPAQLFSFTKREPVFLD encoded by the coding sequence ATGACGGTGACAGCTAACGACTCCCTTGCAACGTACGACCCCGCCGCATTTGAGCGCCCTTCCGTCACGGTAGACGTAGTAGCGTTCACGGCAAAGTCTCGTAGGCTCCATGTCCTCCTGATCCGCCGAGGTGTCTGGCCTTTTGAGGGACAGTGGGCCTTACCAGGTGGCTTTGTTCAGATGGACGAGGACCTCGACACCGCTGCTCACCGTGAGCTCAACGAGGAAACCGGGGTCGCCGGAGCGGAGTTTCTCGAGCAGCTCTATACCTTCGGCAAGGTAGACCGCGACCCACGAACCCGCGTGATCTCAGTGGCCTACTACGCCCTCCTGCCCGAGCCGAGCCTCGCTCCACGAGCAGGCACCGATGCCTCGGAGGCGCAGTGGTGGCCCGTCGACGAGCTCCCGCCCCTTGCCTTCGACCATGCCCATGTCCTAGAGATCGCCCTTGACCGCCTACGTGCCAAGCTCGGCTACACCAGTGTCGCCTACGCGCTTCTCCCCGCAGAGTTCACCCTGACCGAGCTACAGAATGTCTACGAGCTGATCCTGGGCCGTGAGCTCGACAAGCGCAACTTCCGCAAGAAGATGCTCTCCACCGAGCTCCTTGAGGGCCTCGAAAAACAGCGCCGTGGGGGTGCCCACCGCCCCGCACAGCTCTTTAGCTTCACCAAGCGAGAGCCCGTCTTTCTCGATTAA
- a CDS encoding MFS transporter gives MSTPAAFSALRHRNYQLFFSGQAISLIGSWMQMTAQGWLVTLLAGSEKEASAAQGWVTTLGSLPMLLGAFYGGWFADRFSKHKIVLWAQVAQGLLALGMAALVYAGQVQLWHVAVFATLLGVTNVFDIPARQAFIVELVGKEDLHNAIGLNSSLFNAARVLGPMVAGFLIADKERAMAPCFLANGLSYLAVILGLCLMRGSFAARATGKEAPLKGVKEALGYLRQHQPIVAMMAILAGFSIFMAGDWILLPTLAKYALGADATRYSQLMSARGVGALLGALTCTLLSSSPYKGRLVTVGAVLFPLFSLGTALCHSLQWAFLFAPLSSFCMICVFATSNSLLQASVPDALRGRVMGVHAFLMMGLTPLGSAWAGLVASRTSTASAMALGAGLAASCALLAVILSPGLRRARQTLVPEGSASDSAA, from the coding sequence GTGTCAACCCCTGCCGCCTTCTCCGCCCTCCGCCACCGTAACTACCAGCTTTTCTTCTCAGGGCAGGCCATCTCGCTGATCGGCTCCTGGATGCAGATGACGGCGCAGGGGTGGCTGGTGACGCTCCTGGCAGGAAGTGAAAAAGAGGCGAGTGCGGCGCAGGGCTGGGTGACCACCCTCGGCTCGCTGCCCATGCTCTTAGGAGCGTTCTACGGCGGCTGGTTCGCGGACCGTTTCTCCAAGCACAAGATTGTTCTATGGGCACAGGTGGCGCAGGGGCTCCTCGCCTTGGGGATGGCGGCACTGGTCTACGCCGGTCAGGTGCAGCTCTGGCATGTCGCGGTGTTTGCGACCCTGCTGGGTGTCACCAATGTCTTTGATATCCCCGCGCGGCAGGCGTTTATTGTCGAGCTGGTGGGCAAGGAGGACCTGCACAACGCCATTGGGCTGAACTCGTCGCTGTTCAACGCCGCACGTGTGCTCGGGCCGATGGTGGCAGGCTTCCTGATCGCCGACAAGGAGCGCGCGATGGCACCGTGCTTCCTGGCCAATGGGCTCTCCTACCTCGCGGTGATCCTAGGGCTCTGCCTGATGCGCGGGAGCTTTGCAGCCCGTGCAACGGGCAAAGAGGCGCCGCTTAAGGGAGTCAAAGAGGCCCTTGGTTATCTGCGCCAGCACCAACCGATTGTCGCGATGATGGCGATCTTGGCGGGCTTCTCGATCTTCATGGCCGGCGACTGGATCCTGCTGCCCACGCTTGCCAAGTACGCCCTCGGGGCGGACGCCACCCGCTACAGCCAGCTGATGAGCGCCCGCGGTGTTGGCGCGCTCCTGGGAGCGCTGACCTGCACGCTGCTCTCCAGCTCCCCCTACAAAGGCCGGCTTGTCACGGTGGGGGCAGTACTCTTTCCGCTCTTCTCGCTCGGGACGGCGCTCTGCCACAGCCTCCAGTGGGCCTTTCTCTTTGCCCCACTCTCCTCGTTCTGCATGATCTGTGTCTTTGCCACCAGCAATAGTCTCTTGCAAGCGTCGGTGCCCGATGCGCTCCGTGGCCGCGTGATGGGAGTCCATGCGTTTTTAATGATGGGGCTCACACCTCTGGGCAGCGCCTGGGCGGGGCTGGTCGCCTCGCGGACAAGCACGGCGAGCGCGATGGCTCTGGGAGCAGGGCTGGCCGCGAGCTGTGCGCTCCTTGCGGTGATTCTCTCCCCCGGCCTGCGCCGCGCGCGCCAGACCCTCGTGCCGGAGGGAAGCGCTAGCGATTCGGCTGCGTAA
- a CDS encoding NADAR domain-containing protein: MPIMFYRINEVPYGAFSNFSPHPFTLDGHLWPTSEHYFQAQKFVGHPAHQDEIRLAASPMEAAEKGRERHRPLRPDWNVVRDDVMRRALAAKFAAHPELTALLLSTGDEILIEKTTNDYYWGCGTEGTGKNRLGELLMELRKERQDAH, translated from the coding sequence ATGCCCATCATGTTCTACCGAATCAATGAGGTGCCCTACGGAGCCTTTTCTAACTTCTCGCCCCATCCGTTCACGCTCGATGGCCACCTCTGGCCCACGAGCGAGCACTACTTTCAGGCGCAGAAGTTTGTCGGCCATCCCGCGCACCAAGACGAGATCCGGCTCGCTGCTAGCCCGATGGAGGCTGCCGAAAAAGGCCGTGAGCGCCACCGCCCGCTCCGCCCAGACTGGAACGTGGTCCGCGACGATGTCATGCGCCGGGCACTCGCCGCCAAGTTTGCCGCCCACCCTGAGCTCACGGCGCTTCTGCTCTCCACCGGCGATGAAATCTTGATCGAGAAGACGACCAACGACTACTACTGGGGCTGTGGCACCGAAGGCACGGGTAAGAACCGCCTCGGTGAGCTGCTCATGGAGCTACGAAAAGAGCGACAAGATGCCCATTAA
- a CDS encoding ABC transporter permease, whose amino-acid sequence MDRSAGPGIVARLLKSRELSVVAVLALLCLGMAFTEQRANFFGPLNLTNILQQVALLSLFAIGETIVIITSGIDLSLGSIIAFAGMLVALFVTKFSVGLMAGPAAFLAILLTLLCALAIGLLHATLIHKLKLPPFVVTLAALLVLRSQSLIVNKQLPISLNDYPLITDLSKGWPLWTMLVVVAVVAHVLLTRTRIGRYLYALGGNEQATRLSGVNIFKIKLFAYGISALLGGLAGILWAGYGRQGNPQLGQGYELDAVAAAVVGGASLTGGRGSVPGTILGATLVITILSAINFTFSNPDIWRGTVVGCVLLFAVLVTALQQKGGHE is encoded by the coding sequence ATGGATAGATCTGCAGGGCCGGGCATTGTCGCGCGCCTGCTGAAGTCAAGGGAGCTCAGTGTCGTGGCCGTGCTGGCTCTGCTCTGCCTGGGTATGGCGTTCACCGAGCAGCGCGCCAACTTCTTTGGCCCGCTCAACCTCACCAACATCCTCCAGCAGGTAGCGCTCCTCTCCCTCTTTGCCATCGGGGAGACCATCGTCATCATCACCAGCGGCATCGACCTCTCCCTGGGCTCGATCATCGCCTTTGCGGGGATGCTGGTGGCGCTCTTTGTGACCAAGTTCTCGGTGGGACTGATGGCAGGACCGGCGGCGTTTCTGGCGATCCTGCTGACCTTGCTCTGCGCGCTGGCGATTGGCCTGCTCCACGCGACCCTAATCCACAAGCTCAAGCTCCCGCCCTTTGTCGTGACCCTCGCGGCGCTCTTGGTCCTGCGGAGCCAGTCGCTGATCGTCAACAAGCAGCTCCCGATCTCCCTCAACGACTACCCGCTCATCACCGATCTTTCCAAGGGCTGGCCGCTCTGGACCATGCTTGTCGTGGTGGCAGTCGTCGCGCATGTCCTGCTCACCCGCACCCGGATCGGGCGCTACCTCTACGCCCTCGGCGGCAATGAGCAAGCGACACGACTCTCGGGGGTGAATATCTTTAAGATCAAGCTCTTTGCCTACGGGATCAGCGCCCTGCTCGGCGGGCTGGCGGGAATCCTCTGGGCAGGCTACGGCCGGCAGGGCAACCCCCAGCTGGGCCAGGGCTACGAGCTCGATGCAGTCGCCGCCGCAGTGGTCGGAGGCGCGAGCCTGACCGGCGGGCGCGGGTCGGTGCCGGGAACCATCCTCGGGGCCACCCTCGTGATCACGATTCTCTCGGCGATCAACTTTACCTTCTCCAACCCGGATATCTGGCGCGGCACCGTGGTCGGCTGCGTTCTCCTCTTCGCCGTCCTTGTCACCGCGCTCCAGCAGAAAGGCGGCCATGAGTAG
- the tatA gene encoding twin-arginine translocase TatA/TatE family subunit: MLSFGYWTSPSMWLVVVLVIVLFFGAPKLPQLFKGLGQATREFKEGIDEPETKKK; this comes from the coding sequence ATGCTATCGTTTGGGTATTGGACATCTCCCAGCATGTGGCTGGTCGTGGTTTTGGTGATCGTTTTGTTCTTTGGTGCTCCCAAGTTGCCGCAGCTTTTCAAGGGCCTCGGCCAGGCAACGCGTGAGTTCAAAGAAGGAATCGACGAGCCCGAGACCAAGAAAAAGTAG
- a CDS encoding ADP-ribosylglycohydrolase family protein, with amino-acid sequence MTPIERARLSLDGLSVGDGFGEGYFSNPNVVEGLIAQRALPSAPWRWTDDTQMAISIVDVLERYGEINQDVLALQFGERYEPGRGYGPAMHDLMRQYRVGGKWHKLAPAMFDGQGSFGNGSAMRVAPLGAYFADDLEKVKIEAAKSAVVTHASPEGIAGAVAVAVATALAWQTRGKEVSRAEFLEAIVPHVPDSLVRAGIVKAIRLEARHVVTAVAALGNGTGVSCQDTVPFCLWCAAGQLDNYAEALWLTVAGLGDRDTTCAIVGGILAVRVPIPTEWLASREPLNGKMTDWD; translated from the coding sequence ATGACACCAATCGAACGCGCACGACTTTCACTCGATGGCCTCTCGGTCGGCGATGGGTTTGGGGAGGGCTACTTCTCCAATCCCAATGTGGTCGAGGGGCTAATCGCGCAGCGGGCGCTCCCCAGTGCCCCCTGGCGCTGGACCGACGATACCCAGATGGCGATCAGTATTGTGGACGTGCTGGAGAGATATGGCGAGATCAACCAAGACGTTCTCGCCCTTCAGTTTGGCGAGCGTTACGAGCCAGGGCGCGGCTACGGCCCCGCGATGCACGACCTGATGCGCCAGTACCGTGTCGGGGGAAAGTGGCACAAGCTTGCCCCTGCCATGTTCGACGGTCAAGGTAGCTTTGGCAACGGCTCGGCGATGCGAGTTGCCCCACTCGGGGCCTACTTTGCCGATGATCTAGAGAAGGTAAAGATCGAAGCAGCAAAGAGCGCGGTCGTGACCCACGCTAGTCCAGAGGGAATAGCGGGTGCGGTCGCTGTGGCCGTGGCGACGGCGCTTGCCTGGCAGACGCGCGGTAAGGAAGTCTCGCGCGCTGAGTTTCTAGAGGCGATCGTCCCCCATGTCCCCGACAGCCTCGTACGCGCAGGAATCGTGAAAGCAATACGCCTTGAAGCGCGGCATGTCGTGACAGCAGTTGCAGCGCTGGGCAATGGAACGGGGGTCTCGTGCCAAGACACCGTGCCCTTCTGTCTCTGGTGCGCTGCAGGACAGCTGGATAACTACGCAGAAGCCCTCTGGCTAACCGTCGCGGGCCTCGGTGACCGGGACACAACCTGCGCCATTGTCGGAGGTATTCTCGCAGTCCGCGTACCTATTCCCACCGAGTGGCTCGCTTCCCGGGAACCTCTCAATGGAAAGATGACCGACTGGGACTGA
- a CDS encoding sugar ABC transporter ATP-binding protein — MSSLLRMEGIQKSFPGVLAIREGRLALEAGEIHALLGENGAGKSTLLKVLSGAHQPDAGTIHLNGEQITIAGPRDATERGIAVIYQEFNLIPQLSVAENLFLGREKTKGGFITRADENAAAQALLTRLAAPFQATTPVGELTVAQQQLVEIAKALSQNAKILVMDEPTAALSGREVDALFAIVRDLKAQGIGIVYVSHRLDEIFQLCDTATVMRDGQWIATKPVSEWTRPKLIESMVGRALSAEFPPRDPAQKIGEARLVVKNLTRGKFVQDVSFELRRGEILGLSGLVGAGRTEVARLLFGADLRDSGEVILDGKPLPLRSPQDAVKAGICLLTEDRKRQGLVLDLALRGNFGLPNLESLGKLGFVDGNKEREAFGGYVQSLLIKTPHQEQLARNLSGGNQQKVVLAKWLQANSEILIFDEPTRGVDVGAKYEIYVLMRKLATEGKAILMISSELPEVLGMSDRILVMRGGKLTGEIEDATKATQEDVLHLAVE, encoded by the coding sequence ATGAGTAGCCTACTGCGCATGGAGGGAATCCAGAAGTCCTTCCCTGGTGTCCTGGCGATCCGCGAGGGGCGGCTGGCGCTAGAGGCGGGCGAGATTCACGCGCTCCTCGGGGAGAACGGGGCGGGCAAGTCCACGCTACTCAAGGTGCTCTCGGGCGCGCACCAGCCCGATGCGGGGACGATCCACCTCAACGGGGAGCAGATCACGATCGCCGGGCCGCGCGATGCCACCGAGCGCGGGATCGCGGTGATCTACCAGGAGTTCAACCTCATCCCGCAGCTCTCGGTGGCGGAGAACCTGTTCCTGGGCCGTGAGAAGACCAAGGGCGGCTTTATCACCCGCGCCGACGAAAACGCGGCGGCGCAGGCACTGCTCACGCGGCTCGCCGCGCCGTTTCAGGCCACCACTCCGGTGGGCGAGCTGACAGTTGCGCAGCAGCAGCTAGTCGAGATCGCCAAGGCTCTCTCCCAGAACGCGAAGATCCTGGTCATGGACGAGCCCACGGCGGCGCTCTCCGGCCGCGAGGTGGACGCGCTCTTTGCCATTGTTCGCGATCTCAAGGCGCAGGGAATCGGGATTGTCTATGTCTCCCACCGCCTCGATGAGATCTTCCAGCTCTGCGACACCGCGACCGTCATGCGCGATGGCCAGTGGATCGCCACCAAGCCGGTCTCGGAGTGGACCCGCCCCAAGCTGATCGAGTCGATGGTCGGCCGCGCCCTCTCCGCCGAGTTCCCCCCGCGCGACCCCGCCCAGAAGATCGGCGAGGCGCGGCTGGTGGTCAAGAACCTCACCCGCGGCAAGTTTGTTCAGGATGTCTCGTTCGAGCTCCGACGCGGGGAGATTCTCGGGCTCTCGGGTCTGGTGGGCGCGGGCCGCACCGAGGTCGCCCGCCTGCTCTTTGGTGCCGACCTGCGCGACAGTGGCGAGGTGATCCTGGACGGCAAGCCGCTCCCCCTGCGCTCGCCACAGGACGCGGTCAAGGCCGGAATCTGCCTGCTCACCGAGGACCGCAAGCGCCAGGGGCTCGTGCTCGATCTGGCGCTCCGGGGCAACTTCGGCCTTCCGAACCTAGAGAGCCTGGGCAAGCTGGGCTTTGTGGACGGCAACAAGGAGCGCGAGGCCTTTGGCGGCTATGTCCAGAGCCTGCTCATCAAGACGCCCCACCAGGAGCAGCTGGCACGCAACCTCTCGGGCGGCAACCAGCAGAAAGTCGTGCTGGCCAAGTGGCTCCAGGCAAACTCCGAGATTCTCATCTTCGACGAGCCCACACGCGGGGTCGATGTCGGTGCCAAGTACGAGATCTATGTCCTGATGCGCAAGCTCGCCACGGAGGGAAAAGCCATCCTGATGATCTCCTCCGAGCTCCCCGAGGTGCTGGGCATGAGCGACCGCATTCTTGTCATGCGCGGCGGCAAGCTCACCGGCGAGATCGAAGACGCCACCAAGGCCACGCAAGAAGATGTCCTGCACCTAGCGGTAGAGTAG